A section of the Hyphomicrobiaceae bacterium genome encodes:
- a CDS encoding serine protease: MIEPILLTSARVLTFNAHTPLTNASGFFFERDGRLFLATSRHVLIDETSNHYPDRIEIELHTDPSNLARSTGFSMLLYRDGKAVWRQGSDNAGSIDVAAIEIDFKALPEGCVYRAFTPAHLPGSVDNVEAGSSLLVVGFPLGFHDTLHHMPVVRQAVIASSYGLRFGGEGYFLTDARTHRGTSGAPVVMHNPASGFDLPWLLLGIHSARLDVGTRDLIIDEALGLNCAWYADILMTLTKT; encoded by the coding sequence ATGATTGAGCCCATCCTGCTCACGTCTGCGCGCGTTTTGACCTTCAACGCGCACACACCTCTGACGAACGCCAGCGGCTTTTTCTTCGAGCGAGACGGCCGGTTGTTCTTGGCAACCAGCCGGCACGTTTTGATCGATGAGACGAGCAATCACTATCCGGATCGCATTGAGATCGAATTGCACACCGATCCAAGTAATTTGGCCAGATCGACCGGCTTCTCGATGCTGCTGTATCGTGACGGGAAAGCGGTGTGGCGGCAAGGCAGTGACAACGCTGGCAGCATTGACGTTGCCGCGATCGAAATTGATTTTAAGGCTCTTCCTGAAGGGTGTGTCTACCGTGCATTCACGCCCGCGCACTTACCCGGATCGGTCGATAACGTCGAAGCTGGAAGTTCTTTGTTGGTGGTTGGCTTTCCACTCGGCTTTCACGACACGCTGCATCATATGCCAGTGGTTCGCCAAGCTGTGATTGCTTCATCGTATGGTCTCCGCTTCGGAGGAGAAGGCTACTTTCTAACGGACGCCCGTACTCATCGGGGTACAAGCGGTGCGCCCGTGGTGATGCATAATCCAGCTTCAGGGTTTGACTTGCCGTGGCTGCTTCTTGGCATTCATTCCGCTCGGCTTGATGTAGGAACGCGTGACCTAATCATCGACGAAGCGCTTGGTCTGAACTGCGCTTGGTACGCAGACATACTTATGACTTTGACAAAAACCTAA
- a CDS encoding sigma-54-dependent Fis family transcriptional regulator codes for MGRDIDQRQVRRAWETFLERGDVPDLVRTDVAASWKRCNDFHISVESDGAPLLAEDELLRRREAHRLLAKCAKPVFDRASKFMNESISMMILTDASGLIIDTKGDDRAIDAGREIHLEHGGRWGEADIGTNAIGTAVAMQRPVQINGAEHFCSKVQRWTCAAAPIRHPDDGNILGVVDISGPAQHFSSQSLALAMVMSEYIQSLMGESCKFDRDCLLEYYRNKQSKWLNEDVLVVDRRGIIVHATDNAVRLANDTQSGIRQGMSLPNLKELPFNKWQSHLSGMFPTARTDIVSVNDCELGALILLRNQKRGSAKQIPSPPSAMGRTSEIFCPKHGNSNNCDATCRHKEASFVASDPAVALIVRQVKLAAPRRMPILIRGETGTGKEELARFAHAASGRKGAFVPLNCAAMPENLIEAELFGYVEGSFTGARRGGSPGLIKEADGGTLFLDEIGDMPISLQPVLLRFLDDWTARPIGGSNFAVDVLIVAATNAKLDRAIADGRFRSDLLYRLNTLDVALPSLADRSDFEGIVRHLLHSIDPSLSISEEAVANLASRRWPGNIRELRNVLARLSLSAVEGVLQIDTPASSEREETTVSDSRLWDLQRARVLNAFEETQGNVSETARRLGISRNTVYRALGKTSGR; via the coding sequence ATGGGACGAGACATTGATCAGCGACAGGTGCGGCGGGCGTGGGAAACGTTTCTCGAACGCGGCGACGTCCCAGATCTAGTGCGCACGGACGTCGCGGCGTCGTGGAAGCGCTGCAACGATTTCCATATTTCTGTTGAAAGCGACGGCGCACCGCTACTGGCGGAAGATGAACTATTGCGTCGCCGTGAGGCGCATCGGTTGCTGGCGAAATGCGCCAAGCCGGTCTTTGATCGCGCCAGCAAATTCATGAACGAATCGATATCGATGATGATCTTGACGGATGCATCGGGCCTGATCATCGACACCAAGGGTGACGACCGCGCCATCGACGCGGGCCGCGAGATTCACCTTGAGCACGGCGGACGATGGGGTGAGGCCGATATCGGCACGAACGCCATCGGCACGGCGGTCGCGATGCAGCGGCCGGTTCAGATCAACGGTGCGGAGCATTTTTGCTCCAAGGTCCAGCGCTGGACCTGTGCGGCGGCGCCCATTCGCCATCCAGACGACGGCAATATTCTGGGCGTCGTCGATATCTCCGGCCCTGCGCAACACTTCAGCTCGCAAAGTCTGGCACTCGCCATGGTTATGAGCGAGTATATTCAATCTTTGATGGGCGAATCCTGCAAGTTCGATCGCGATTGCCTGCTCGAATACTATCGGAACAAGCAATCCAAATGGCTGAACGAAGACGTGCTCGTTGTCGACCGACGGGGCATCATCGTTCATGCGACCGACAATGCTGTGCGGCTCGCCAATGACACGCAGTCGGGCATACGCCAAGGCATGTCATTGCCCAACCTGAAAGAGCTGCCGTTCAACAAGTGGCAGTCGCATCTTAGCGGCATGTTCCCGACTGCTCGAACCGATATCGTCTCCGTCAACGATTGCGAACTTGGCGCCCTGATCCTGCTGCGCAATCAAAAGCGTGGCAGTGCAAAACAGATCCCAAGCCCGCCGAGCGCGATGGGCCGGACAAGCGAGATCTTCTGCCCTAAGCATGGCAATTCGAACAACTGCGACGCGACTTGCCGACATAAAGAGGCGAGCTTCGTCGCCTCCGATCCAGCCGTCGCTCTGATTGTCCGGCAAGTCAAGTTGGCGGCTCCGCGACGCATGCCCATCCTCATTCGCGGCGAAACCGGAACCGGCAAGGAAGAGTTGGCGCGTTTTGCGCATGCCGCAAGCGGCCGCAAGGGTGCGTTCGTTCCCTTGAATTGCGCGGCGATGCCGGAGAACCTGATCGAAGCCGAATTGTTCGGCTACGTCGAAGGATCATTCACCGGGGCGCGCCGCGGCGGATCTCCCGGACTGATCAAAGAGGCGGACGGCGGGACTTTGTTTCTCGATGAAATCGGCGACATGCCGATTTCACTACAGCCAGTCCTATTGCGGTTTCTGGACGATTGGACAGCGCGCCCCATCGGCGGCTCGAATTTCGCGGTCGACGTGTTGATCGTCGCCGCGACGAACGCCAAGCTCGATCGCGCCATTGCGGACGGCCGCTTCAGATCCGACCTGCTCTATCGATTGAATACGCTCGACGTTGCGCTTCCGAGTCTCGCCGACCGGTCTGACTTCGAAGGGATCGTTCGACATCTGCTGCATTCGATCGATCCGTCGCTAAGCATTTCCGAAGAGGCGGTTGCAAACCTCGCATCGAGACGTTGGCCCGGCAACATTCGCGAACTCAGAAACGTTCTGGCGCGCCTCAGCCTCTCAGCGGTTGAAGGCGTCCTCCAAATAGACACCCCCGCAAGTTCAGAGCGCGAGGAAACGACTGTTAGTGACTCCCGACTCTGGGACCTTCAACGCGCCCGCGTTCTCAACGCATTTGAAGAAACGCAGGGCAATGTTAGCGAAACTGCACGTCGGCTCGGCATTTCACGCAACACAGTTTACAGGGCCCTGGGGAAGACCAGTGGACGCTGA
- a CDS encoding TIGR02300 family protein — MDRIQIPTIERLAWRGTKRTCMEADCGERFYDLNRTSIACPHCGAAFVPVPEVVVKLKASPKTRSYRIENPQPKLIEAQETDNEEGEDTEPSNADSLEDGVEDIGGETPLLGTEDADEDTAVVDRAKLNADD; from the coding sequence ATGGATCGAATTCAAATTCCTACAATTGAACGTTTGGCATGGCGTGGAACGAAAAGAACGTGCATGGAAGCGGATTGTGGTGAGCGCTTTTATGATCTGAACAGAACATCGATAGCTTGCCCTCACTGCGGCGCGGCTTTCGTTCCAGTTCCCGAAGTAGTCGTCAAACTCAAAGCCAGTCCGAAGACGCGCAGCTACCGGATCGAGAACCCGCAGCCGAAATTGATTGAGGCCCAAGAGACGGATAACGAAGAGGGGGAGGATACCGAACCATCCAACGCTGATAGCCTTGAAGATGGGGTTGAAGACATCGGAGGAGAAACGCCCCTTCTCGGAACCGAGGATGCGGATGAAGACACCGCAGTGGTCGACCGTGCTAAATTGAACGCCGACGATTGA
- a CDS encoding aromatic/alkene/methane monooxygenase hydroxylase/oxygenase subunit alpha: MTAPLTLNKITGQKGIGIADATARIADLGWTPTYVQEAKTFPTDYKISKVPKDPMKQVLRSYFPMQEEKDNRVYGALDAALRGDMFRNVEPRWVEWMKLFLAIIPFPEISAARSMAMVARLAPGEELRTGFTMQMVDEFRHSTIQMNLKKWYMENYIDPAGFDITEAAFGKCYATTIGRQFGEGFLTGDAITAANIYLTVVAETAFTNTLFVAMPSEAARNGDYALPTVFLSVQSDESRHIGNGHSLLMSLINDPSNHQLLERDLKYAFWQNHAIVDAAIGTFIEYGTTNRDKNKESYVELWHRWIYEDYYRTYMLPLEKYGIKIHHDDVSAAWDRLVKKNYVHKIAQFFSVGWPVNFWRIEAQTEKDFEWFEKKYPGWYAEFGDYWKWYGKKSVPGQTNMLFDAENGYAYPHRCWSCMCPCVIREDFCVGEVDGQLYTYCSEQCKWTHQVAFQAEYEGRATPAMGRFKGRRIWEECYHGWDLADCIKDLGFVRSDGKTIVAQPHLRFEPKDQWTLDHVKGHTIQSPLTLIRQMSPADRDKHVASYREGFKIRAFA; encoded by the coding sequence ATGACCGCACCGCTGACATTGAACAAGATAACCGGGCAGAAGGGCATCGGCATTGCCGACGCCACAGCACGGATTGCCGATCTCGGCTGGACGCCAACCTACGTTCAGGAAGCAAAGACGTTCCCGACGGATTACAAGATTTCGAAGGTGCCGAAGGATCCGATGAAGCAAGTCCTGCGCTCCTATTTCCCAATGCAGGAGGAAAAAGACAATCGCGTGTACGGCGCCTTGGACGCCGCCCTGCGTGGCGACATGTTCCGCAACGTCGAGCCTCGCTGGGTCGAGTGGATGAAGTTGTTCCTCGCCATCATTCCGTTCCCGGAAATCTCAGCGGCGCGATCAATGGCGATGGTTGCCAGACTGGCGCCCGGCGAAGAACTGCGCACCGGGTTTACCATGCAGATGGTTGACGAGTTCCGCCACTCCACGATTCAGATGAACCTGAAAAAGTGGTACATGGAGAACTACATCGATCCAGCAGGCTTCGACATCACCGAAGCGGCGTTTGGCAAATGCTACGCCACCACCATCGGCCGGCAGTTCGGCGAGGGATTCCTCACCGGCGATGCGATTACCGCTGCCAATATTTATCTCACTGTGGTCGCCGAAACGGCCTTCACAAACACGCTGTTTGTAGCCATGCCCTCCGAAGCGGCGCGCAACGGCGACTACGCTTTGCCGACCGTCTTTCTCTCGGTGCAGTCGGATGAATCACGTCACATCGGCAACGGGCACTCGCTTCTGATGTCGCTCATCAACGATCCCTCCAATCATCAGCTGCTGGAACGCGACCTCAAGTACGCATTCTGGCAGAACCATGCGATCGTCGACGCCGCGATCGGCACGTTTATCGAGTACGGCACGACAAATCGCGACAAGAACAAAGAATCGTACGTCGAACTCTGGCATCGCTGGATCTACGAGGACTACTACCGCACCTATATGCTGCCCCTCGAAAAGTATGGCATCAAGATCCACCATGACGACGTTTCCGCCGCTTGGGATCGTCTCGTGAAGAAGAACTACGTGCACAAGATCGCCCAGTTCTTCTCGGTCGGTTGGCCGGTGAATTTCTGGCGCATCGAAGCGCAGACTGAGAAGGACTTCGAGTGGTTCGAGAAGAAATATCCGGGCTGGTATGCGGAGTTTGGCGACTACTGGAAGTGGTATGGGAAGAAGAGTGTGCCGGGCCAGACGAACATGCTGTTCGACGCCGAGAACGGCTACGCCTATCCGCATCGTTGCTGGAGCTGCATGTGCCCGTGCGTAATCCGGGAGGACTTCTGCGTCGGTGAAGTTGACGGGCAGCTCTACACGTACTGCTCAGAGCAATGCAAATGGACACATCAGGTTGCCTTCCAGGCCGAATACGAAGGCCGCGCAACGCCCGCGATGGGTCGTTTCAAGGGCCGGCGCATCTGGGAAGAGTGCTACCACGGCTGGGACCTAGCGGACTGCATAAAGGATTTGGGCTTCGTGCGATCCGACGGCAAGACGATCGTGGCGCAGCCTCACCTACGCTTCGAGCCCAAGGACCAGTGGACCCTGGATCACGTAAAGGGTCACACAATCCAAAGCCCGCTGACACTCATCCGCCAGATGAGCCCGGCTGACCGGGACAAACACGTCGCTTCGTATCGTGAGGGCTTCAAGATTAGGGCGTTTGCCTGA
- a CDS encoding NAD(P)-dependent alcohol dehydrogenase, with the protein MKAAVLHRYDEKLTSPRFVEFEDVPDPKIKNQTDVIVRIGGAGVCRTDLHIVEGIWRDKAAVNLPYIMGHENAGWVEEVGKAVSGVKVGDPVICHPLVTNGHCLACRRGNDMHAADSAFPGINANGGYAEYLLTSERSLIKLPKSLAPKEVAPYTDAGLTAYRAAKKASRHLLPGEFVVVLGVGGLGHIGIQVLKALCAAEVIAVDRSEASLALAKECGADHLVKANGFEVDTVLQLTRGKGAEAVIDFVGEGEAVANGIAMTANDGYYYIVGYGGRIDLPTIDMITSEKTIVGNLVGTYAELTELMALADKGRVSLKTKEYKLSAANDALHDLHTGKIHGRAVLVP; encoded by the coding sequence ATGAAGGCGGCCGTTCTGCACAGATACGATGAAAAGCTGACGTCGCCTCGCTTCGTCGAGTTCGAGGACGTTCCAGATCCCAAGATCAAAAATCAAACGGACGTGATCGTGCGCATCGGCGGGGCCGGCGTGTGTCGCACCGATCTCCACATCGTCGAAGGCATTTGGCGCGACAAGGCTGCGGTGAACCTTCCCTACATCATGGGGCATGAGAACGCCGGCTGGGTCGAAGAAGTCGGCAAGGCCGTCAGCGGCGTTAAGGTCGGCGACCCGGTGATTTGTCACCCCCTGGTCACCAACGGCCACTGCCTTGCGTGCCGACGCGGCAACGACATGCACGCGGCAGACAGCGCCTTCCCTGGTATCAATGCCAATGGAGGTTATGCGGAGTATTTGCTCACCTCGGAACGATCTTTGATCAAGCTTCCAAAGAGCCTAGCTCCCAAGGAGGTTGCGCCCTACACCGACGCCGGCCTCACAGCCTACAGGGCTGCAAAGAAAGCCTCTCGGCATCTCTTGCCGGGCGAATTCGTTGTCGTCTTGGGTGTCGGGGGCCTCGGGCACATCGGCATTCAAGTCCTCAAGGCGCTCTGCGCGGCAGAAGTCATCGCCGTCGACCGATCGGAAGCCTCGCTCGCACTCGCCAAGGAATGCGGGGCCGATCACCTCGTCAAGGCCAACGGCTTTGAAGTCGACACGGTCCTGCAGCTCACGCGCGGAAAAGGTGCCGAAGCAGTGATCGACTTTGTCGGGGAAGGCGAGGCCGTCGCCAACGGCATCGCCATGACCGCCAACGACGGCTACTACTACATCGTCGGATACGGCGGCCGCATCGACCTTCCGACCATCGACATGATTACCTCGGAAAAGACGATCGTCGGCAATCTTGTCGGCACGTATGCCGAGCTCACCGAGTTGATGGCATTGGCGGACAAGGGCCGGGTGAGCCTCAAAACCAAAGAATACAAACTCAGCGCCGCCAATGACGCGCTACATGATCTCCACACCGGCAAGATCCATGGTCGCGCGGTGCTCGTCCCATGA
- a CDS encoding arylsulfatase, producing MRRYFYSFAAVAIAFLGTSTAFAQDNKPNIVIFWGDDIGQSDISAYSHGLMGFRTPNIDRLAKEGVMFTDYYAEQSCTAGRSSFITGQSGLRTGMTKVGLPGAKLGLQKEDPTIAELLKPLGYVTGQFGKNHLGDRNEFLPTVHGFDEFYGNLYHLNAEEEPEHVDYPKNPSFREKYGPRGVLDCKASDTDDETVDPRFGKVGKQVCKDTGPLTRKRMETIDDDVTDRAVDFIKRQVNDKKPFFVWVNTTHMHARTHTKPESLGQAGRWQSNYHDTMIDHDKNVGTVLKALDDLGIADSTFVMYSTDNGPHMNTWPDGAMTPFRNEKNSNWEGAYRVPAMFRWPGKIKSDTVSNAIVSHLDMLPTILAVAGDPDVTDKLLKGYKVGDMTYKIHLDGYNLVPYLTGQTDKDPRESFIYVNDDQQVTGLRYDNWKLAFMEQRAPGTLRVWAEPFTKLRLPKIFNLRTDPYERADITSNTYYDWMFDRAYLLVPAQDYVGNFLATLKDYPPRQKAASFNLDDVMEQLKEGGNK from the coding sequence ATGAGAAGATATTTTTATTCATTCGCAGCTGTTGCAATCGCTTTTCTCGGAACGTCTACCGCATTCGCTCAAGACAATAAACCCAACATTGTTATCTTCTGGGGAGATGATATTGGCCAGTCCGATATCAGCGCCTACTCGCATGGTCTCATGGGCTTCAGGACGCCGAATATCGACCGTCTCGCCAAGGAAGGCGTGATGTTTACTGACTACTATGCCGAGCAGAGTTGCACGGCAGGCCGTTCCTCCTTCATCACCGGTCAGTCGGGCTTGCGCACCGGGATGACAAAGGTCGGCTTGCCCGGCGCCAAGCTCGGCCTGCAGAAAGAAGACCCGACAATTGCCGAACTGCTGAAGCCGCTTGGTTACGTGACCGGCCAATTCGGAAAGAACCATCTCGGCGACCGCAACGAGTTTCTCCCGACCGTGCACGGTTTCGATGAGTTCTACGGCAACCTCTACCATCTGAATGCTGAGGAAGAGCCGGAACATGTCGACTATCCGAAGAACCCCAGTTTCAGGGAGAAGTATGGGCCGCGCGGCGTACTCGACTGCAAGGCTTCCGACACCGATGACGAGACAGTTGACCCACGCTTCGGAAAAGTTGGCAAGCAGGTGTGCAAAGACACCGGTCCGTTGACCCGAAAGCGTATGGAAACGATCGACGACGATGTTACCGATCGGGCAGTGGATTTCATCAAACGGCAAGTCAACGACAAAAAGCCGTTTTTTGTCTGGGTGAACACGACGCATATGCATGCGCGTACACACACCAAGCCAGAGAGCCTTGGGCAGGCGGGCCGCTGGCAGAGCAACTATCACGACACGATGATCGATCACGATAAGAATGTCGGCACAGTTCTCAAGGCGCTCGACGATCTCGGGATCGCAGACAGTACGTTCGTCATGTACTCGACCGACAACGGTCCGCACATGAACACCTGGCCGGACGGGGCGATGACGCCGTTCCGCAACGAAAAGAACTCGAATTGGGAGGGTGCCTACCGCGTCCCGGCCATGTTCCGCTGGCCCGGCAAAATCAAATCGGACACCGTCTCGAATGCAATCGTCAGCCACCTCGACATGCTGCCGACGATCCTCGCGGTCGCCGGCGATCCGGACGTCACAGACAAACTGCTCAAGGGCTATAAGGTCGGCGACATGACCTACAAGATCCATCTCGATGGCTATAACCTAGTGCCATACTTGACTGGTCAGACCGATAAAGATCCGCGAGAATCCTTCATCTACGTCAACGACGATCAGCAGGTGACGGGACTGCGCTATGACAACTGGAAACTGGCGTTCATGGAGCAGCGAGCACCAGGCACACTACGCGTCTGGGCGGAGCCTTTCACCAAACTGCGGTTGCCGAAAATCTTCAACCTGCGGACTGATCCCTATGAGCGGGCCGACATTACATCGAACACCTATTATGATTGGATGTTTGACCGCGCCTATCTTCTGGTTCCAGCGCAGGATTACGTTGGGAACTTCCTGGCCACGTTGAAGGACTATCCACCGCGACAGAAGGCGGCCAGCTTCAATCTGGATGACGTGATGGAACAGCTGAAGGAAGGCGGAAACAAATAG